A single region of the Borrelia hermsii DAH genome encodes:
- the nusA gene encoding transcription termination factor NusA, with product MIKGTGQMISNIASERGMSIDAIRKTVRESVMIAYKKYFGTSENALIKFDEDTGDLVVYSKKKIVEEVQNDILEILQDDIQEFEVVEDGYAYIEIDPKIFDRLSIQVAKQRTKSDLQGIEDNELYLEFKHKLHKIVIGYVQQNRNGDLYVNLGSTDGVIPKKYQSSREVYGLNDKVRVLVYSVKKGKNGIEVVLSRTHPKFIEELLTLEIPEIEEGIIKIHKIVRDPGYRTKVAVYSEKEEIDPVGPCIGQKGVRIQSIIKELEGEKIDIIPYSRDIKEFIRDALTPAKIDNVYIVDEDLHKALVVVSDEQLSLAIGKMGQNVRLANRLLDWAIDVKTNSQFAEMKASGEFKQETFEMFDKILQDNVQEDEFEEINRISELKILDSDIVDKLIEAGLDDIDNFLDASEENLFELGISYEKQEEINKILKEGMVIIANDDDGSIEGIKDEEELLCPECGAVINENMTFCPGCKIGLSFEFEEE from the coding sequence ATGATAAAGGGTACTGGTCAAATGATTTCCAATATTGCTAGTGAGCGAGGAATGAGCATAGATGCTATTCGAAAGACGGTTAGGGAATCTGTAATGATAGCTTATAAGAAGTATTTTGGAACAAGTGAGAATGCTTTAATTAAATTTGATGAAGATACTGGAGATTTAGTAGTTTATTCTAAAAAAAAGATCGTAGAGGAAGTTCAAAACGATATACTTGAGATATTGCAAGATGATATTCAAGAATTTGAAGTCGTGGAAGATGGATATGCATATATTGAGATTGATCCCAAGATTTTTGATAGACTTTCAATTCAAGTCGCTAAACAGAGAACTAAGAGCGATTTGCAGGGAATCGAAGATAATGAGCTTTACTTAGAATTTAAACACAAATTGCATAAGATTGTTATTGGTTATGTTCAACAGAATAGAAATGGAGATCTTTATGTTAATCTTGGCAGTACAGATGGTGTTATCCCTAAAAAGTATCAATCTTCAAGGGAAGTTTATGGACTTAATGATAAAGTTCGAGTTCTTGTTTACAGTGTAAAGAAGGGTAAAAATGGAATAGAGGTAGTCTTGTCAAGAACTCACCCTAAATTTATTGAAGAACTTCTTACTCTTGAGATTCCTGAAATTGAAGAAGGTATTATTAAAATCCATAAGATAGTAAGAGATCCAGGTTATAGAACTAAGGTTGCTGTTTATTCTGAGAAAGAAGAGATTGATCCTGTAGGTCCTTGTATTGGGCAAAAAGGTGTTAGAATTCAATCAATAATTAAGGAACTTGAAGGTGAGAAAATAGATATTATTCCTTATTCTAGGGATATTAAAGAATTTATTAGAGATGCCTTAACTCCTGCTAAGATAGATAATGTATATATTGTTGATGAGGATTTACATAAAGCTTTAGTGGTTGTTAGTGATGAACAGCTATCGCTTGCAATAGGTAAGATGGGACAAAATGTTAGACTTGCAAATAGACTTCTTGATTGGGCAATTGATGTTAAAACTAATAGTCAGTTTGCGGAAATGAAAGCAAGTGGAGAGTTTAAACAAGAGACTTTTGAAATGTTTGACAAGATTCTTCAAGATAATGTTCAGGAAGATGAATTCGAGGAGATAAACAGGATTAGTGAGCTTAAGATTCTTGATAGTGATATTGTTGACAAGTTGATTGAAGCAGGTCTTGATGATATTGATAATTTTTTGGATGCTAGCGAGGAAAACCTTTTTGAGTTAGGAATAAGCTATGAAAAGCAAGAAGAAATCAATAAGATATTGAAGGAAGGGATGGTAATAATTGCTAATGATGATGATGGATCTATTGAAGGCATAAAAGATGAAGAAGAGTTGCTTTGTCCTGAGTGTGGAGCTGTTATTAATGAAAATATGACATTTTGTCCAGGTTGTAAGATAGGGCTTAGCTTTGAATTTGAAGAGGAGTAA
- a CDS encoding OmpH family outer membrane protein, protein MVSMMLLFACFFPLNLFSVNVTKVGIVDFEKVVIGFLSPQLKSNLEQLKNHYQDKIDTLNSEIKDLRKMYDESVSIHDLENAKSYGNQYNLKIDELKKLKNLAKSNLEQQKQININSLNSDGLLWGKILNGIQYVAETNGISLVMKKDNPYILYYNSTVDVTDDVIKYLNAQ, encoded by the coding sequence ATGGTTTCCATGATGCTTTTATTTGCATGTTTTTTTCCATTAAATCTTTTTTCAGTTAATGTTACAAAAGTGGGTATTGTGGATTTTGAAAAAGTTGTAATTGGATTTTTAAGTCCGCAATTAAAGTCTAATCTTGAGCAGTTAAAAAATCATTATCAAGATAAAATAGATACCTTGAATTCTGAGATTAAGGATTTGAGAAAAATGTACGATGAATCTGTTAGTATACATGATTTAGAGAATGCCAAATCATATGGCAATCAATATAATTTAAAGATTGATGAGCTTAAGAAGCTTAAAAACTTGGCTAAGAGCAATCTTGAGCAACAGAAACAGATTAATATAAACAGCCTAAATAGCGATGGGTTACTTTGGGGTAAAATACTTAATGGTATTCAATATGTTGCAGAAACTAATGGCATTTCTTTGGTGATGAAAAAGGATAATCCCTATATTCTTTATTATAATAGTACAGTTGATGTAACAGATGATGTCATTAAGTATTTGAATGCACAGTAG
- the mutS gene encoding DNA mismatch repair protein MutS, whose protein sequence is MKKDVTPMMRQYLSIKNKHKDAILFFRVGSFYEMFFDDALEGSKLLGLTLTKREDIPMCGVPCHTSKEYIKKLILLDRKVAICEQGGVQTDPKGPLEREVVEVISPGVVVDEDFLQDDVNNYLVAISDYKDYYSFSYIDLSTSRLGIILYEGSFLEKLRRDIEKYSPKEIIVSESFYYKYLEKLALDRFLVNKVPHWHLDKDIAIKSLKDHFNVLSLSAFGFKEDEPYYISSFLIIDYIKNNLKNLLINIDTIYINSDSEYMFLDDVTQINLELVKNNNDLTARYSLYSVLNDCKTPMGKRLLREYILNPLLDIAAINNRLDHVEFLNNNVNLSIKLREILSNVWDIERIISRLQMRKYAKKDFLFIRETLIAFFSVKRLLNEYSFNYWIFDVNDEGDIRGIYSLIDCAISNEQDELIKQGYNSEIDRLRELKNNASKYVDDYLDFERNFSKINSLKIKRINVRGLFFEVTKSYYGQVPSHFIESQTLNSVKRYKTNKLIELERDINDAEDNLLSLEQEIFDEIALKVVKYSTVIKKVAEFCAYIDVVSNFAYLAKKNEYVRPTLTNNKEIILECARHPVVEHYMKGVEAFTRNSVRIDGEKYFCLITGPNMAGKSTYLRQTALVVLMGHIGSFVPANKAIIGITDKIFCRIGASDNISKGESTFLVEMNETANILRNATQDSLIIMDEVGRGTSTNDGLAIACSIVEYILEDIKARSLFATHFHELSAINHDSFVNLSMKIERQGNELIFLREVEEKPSLNSYGIYVARIAGIPLKVIKRANIILKSLTSRENLCVSEFFTSATSVVNDGEDTMEEDLSYELDLNAYLELKNLISKIDINNITPFQAMNLLSEIILKTKM, encoded by the coding sequence ATGAAAAAAGATGTTACGCCGATGATGAGGCAATATTTGAGTATTAAAAATAAACATAAAGACGCTATTCTGTTTTTTAGAGTAGGTAGTTTTTATGAAATGTTTTTTGATGATGCTCTTGAGGGAAGTAAGCTCTTAGGATTAACTTTAACTAAAAGAGAAGATATTCCTATGTGTGGAGTGCCTTGTCATACAAGTAAAGAGTATATAAAAAAGTTAATTCTGCTTGATAGAAAGGTTGCAATTTGTGAGCAAGGAGGAGTGCAGACGGATCCTAAAGGTCCTTTGGAAAGAGAAGTTGTTGAAGTTATAAGCCCTGGAGTTGTGGTTGATGAAGATTTTTTGCAAGATGATGTTAATAATTATTTGGTAGCTATTAGTGATTATAAGGATTATTATTCATTTTCTTATATAGATTTGTCGACATCTAGACTTGGAATAATCCTTTATGAGGGAAGTTTTTTAGAAAAGTTAAGACGGGATATTGAGAAGTATTCTCCAAAGGAAATAATAGTTTCAGAGAGTTTTTATTATAAGTATTTAGAAAAGCTTGCTCTTGATCGGTTTTTAGTTAACAAGGTTCCCCATTGGCATTTGGACAAAGATATTGCCATAAAATCGCTAAAAGATCATTTTAATGTTCTTAGTTTGAGTGCTTTTGGGTTTAAAGAGGACGAACCTTATTATATTTCATCTTTTTTGATAATAGATTATATAAAGAATAACTTAAAGAATTTATTGATCAATATTGATACTATTTATATTAATAGTGATTCTGAATATATGTTTCTTGATGATGTTACTCAAATAAATCTTGAACTTGTTAAAAACAACAATGATCTGACGGCTCGTTATTCTTTGTATTCAGTATTAAATGATTGCAAAACCCCAATGGGGAAGAGACTTTTAAGAGAGTATATATTAAATCCGCTTTTAGATATTGCTGCAATTAACAATAGATTAGATCATGTGGAATTTTTAAACAATAATGTTAATTTAAGTATAAAATTGAGAGAGATTCTTAGTAATGTTTGGGATATTGAGAGAATAATTTCAAGACTTCAAATGAGGAAATATGCTAAAAAAGATTTTTTATTTATTAGGGAAACTCTGATAGCATTTTTTTCAGTAAAGAGACTACTTAATGAATATTCTTTTAATTATTGGATATTCGATGTTAACGATGAGGGTGATATAAGAGGAATTTACTCTTTAATTGATTGTGCCATTTCAAATGAACAAGATGAGCTTATTAAACAGGGGTATAATTCTGAAATTGATCGTTTAAGAGAGCTTAAAAATAATGCAAGCAAGTATGTTGATGATTACCTTGATTTTGAGAGAAATTTTAGTAAAATTAATAGCCTTAAAATTAAGAGAATTAATGTTCGAGGTTTATTTTTTGAGGTTACAAAGAGTTATTATGGACAAGTTCCATCTCATTTTATAGAAAGTCAGACTTTAAATTCTGTTAAAAGATATAAAACTAATAAGCTTATTGAACTTGAGAGGGATATTAATGATGCTGAAGATAATTTGTTATCTCTTGAGCAAGAAATATTTGATGAGATAGCTTTAAAAGTTGTTAAGTATAGTACGGTTATTAAGAAAGTTGCTGAGTTTTGCGCATATATTGATGTGGTTTCTAATTTTGCGTATTTAGCTAAGAAAAATGAATATGTAAGGCCCACTTTGACTAATAATAAAGAAATTATTCTTGAGTGTGCCAGACATCCTGTTGTTGAGCATTATATGAAGGGAGTGGAAGCTTTTACTAGAAATTCCGTAAGGATTGATGGTGAGAAATATTTTTGTTTAATTACTGGTCCTAACATGGCAGGCAAATCAACTTATTTGCGTCAGACTGCTTTAGTTGTTTTAATGGGACATATTGGTTCTTTTGTTCCTGCCAATAAAGCCATAATAGGGATTACAGATAAGATTTTTTGTAGGATCGGAGCAAGTGATAATATTTCCAAAGGTGAATCTACGTTTTTAGTAGAGATGAATGAAACGGCTAATATTTTAAGAAATGCAACGCAGGATAGCTTAATAATTATGGACGAGGTTGGAAGGGGTACTAGTACTAATGATGGGCTTGCTATTGCATGTTCAATTGTTGAATATATTTTAGAAGATATCAAGGCTAGAAGTTTATTTGCAACCCATTTTCATGAACTCTCAGCTATTAATCATGATTCTTTTGTTAATCTTTCAATGAAAATTGAAAGACAAGGTAATGAACTTATCTTTTTAAGAGAGGTTGAAGAGAAACCTTCTCTTAATTCTTATGGAATTTATGTTGCTCGCATAGCTGGGATACCTTTAAAAGTTATTAAGAGGGCTAATATTATTCTTAAAAGCTTAACTAGTCGAGAGAACTTGTGTGTGTCGGAATTTTTTACTTCAGCCACTTCTGTTGTTAATGATGGTGAGGACACAATGGAAGAAGATTTAAGTTATGAGTTGGATCTTAATGCTTATTTAGAGCTTAAAAATTTGATTTCTAAAATAGATATCAATAATATTACTCCTTTTCAAGCGATGAATTTACTAAGTGAAATAATTTTAAAGACTAAGATGTAA
- the rimP gene encoding ribosome maturation factor RimP, whose protein sequence is MVKIVDNSEVYNLIKNVTDRLGIEIIEINTFRKRGEGRVQIVLYKGDDFGVDTLCDLHKMILLNLEAVLKYNFSLEISTPGINRKIKSDREFKIFEGKKIKLMLDNDFEEGFILKAGADSFIFKTDNKEVKVLYSDVKKAKLS, encoded by the coding sequence TTGGTTAAAATTGTTGATAATAGTGAAGTTTACAATTTAATAAAGAATGTAACAGATCGATTGGGAATTGAAATTATAGAAATTAACACTTTCAGAAAAAGAGGTGAGGGTAGGGTTCAAATAGTTCTTTATAAGGGTGATGACTTCGGAGTTGATACGCTTTGTGATTTACATAAAATGATTTTACTTAACTTGGAGGCAGTTCTTAAATATAATTTTAGCTTAGAAATCTCTACGCCTGGGATAAATAGGAAAATTAAAAGTGATAGAGAATTTAAAATTTTTGAGGGTAAGAAGATTAAGTTAATGCTAGATAATGATTTTGAAGAAGGTTTTATTTTAAAAGCAGGAGCAGATAGTTTTATTTTTAAAACAGATAATAAAGAGGTAAAAGTTCTTTATAGTGATGTCAAGAAGGCTAAATTATCGTGA
- a CDS encoding amidophosphoribosyltransferase yields the protein MWNWVVLKNIFLPLCSCCHKNYVYLNALCKDCIEFFHFDVKSRDDFWYFFEYKSEYKNLLLAYKRDGQRLLGQFFANGILQFLMSIDFDLVVSVPCSFKRKIFYGFDHMEYIGDLLGNSGIKYVNVFKRGLGKSQKLLRGDLRHSNLENKVKLKLKYRNIEFKRVVLIDDIVTTGSSMTFCRDVLIKHGAWSVIKLSLARV from the coding sequence ATGTGGAATTGGGTCGTATTAAAAAACATATTTCTTCCCCTTTGTTCTTGTTGTCATAAGAATTATGTTTACTTGAATGCTCTTTGTAAGGATTGTATTGAATTCTTTCATTTTGATGTTAAGTCAAGAGATGATTTTTGGTATTTTTTTGAATATAAAAGTGAGTATAAGAACTTGCTTCTTGCTTACAAGAGAGATGGACAAAGATTACTTGGTCAGTTTTTTGCAAATGGGATTTTGCAATTTCTGATGAGCATTGATTTTGACCTGGTTGTTAGTGTTCCTTGTAGCTTTAAAAGAAAGATTTTTTACGGCTTTGATCACATGGAATATATTGGAGATTTGTTAGGTAATAGTGGGATAAAGTATGTTAATGTTTTTAAACGAGGATTAGGCAAGAGTCAAAAGCTATTGCGCGGAGATTTAAGGCATAGTAATTTAGAGAATAAAGTTAAATTAAAATTGAAGTATAGAAATATTGAGTTTAAAAGGGTTGTACTTATTGATGACATTGTAACAACAGGCTCATCTATGACTTTTTGTAGAGATGTTCTTATAAAACATGGTGCTTGGAGTGTGATAAAGCTATCACTTGCGAGGGTTTAG
- the bamA gene encoding outer membrane protein assembly factor BamA yields the protein MQLFKIFIFVVFILFVFNLGYSQENYKDKMIKSIDFNGLKNIKENDLKFILNVYLGQTYSDELFDRLQVDLYALDYFEGLIRPEFRIEDDKLVITFFVKEKSLVKTVTFIDDSGIFWNSELRDKSDVKVKEALNLSRIKKSVVKFEEMYKDAGYLDVTVEFDIKEENSLVDIVFKINAGPKYVVKEVSFEGNLNFKSRILRKYLVSKPSSLFADGKYLKSNVDKDKMRLESYYKNNGYINAKVVNNTVDIRIPSDSKKMEREVYLKYFISEGNIFKFGKFEITGNLVFKLEELQSLITFREGDIFDDSRFEQDFAKIRDKYYSDGYIFTEIVPSRTIRDEFVDYSINILEKEKAHIESITVSGNKKTASHVILREIPLMEGDVFSLEKLRMGMLNLQRLGYFGNVIPDVVPSSIEGLMKINFVVEERETASLRFGMNFGGVSNSWLPFSVFGQWEQSNFLGEGYALSARLNLAFSEQSFRLMFEDNWFMQTRWTLGGFIDFSHSINTAYQDINGPIFIGKKEVPDPFVSWEAYNNDKNFSDFNIMNYSLAKFSISGFTGYTFSNYLGKQSFVGTVQTALKYVYYDNNVNRPSNYYLRDNYNTIRFENSFGISVAWDTRNSQSLSNNGFLLKQQFDFFGGFLLGQSHFSKSTTTFERYFSLLGYQDVFTPYFDLILTLRSVYSNVLPPLGNGFEIEVQPHHLIVISENFMIARGWGTLSNIYSSFVNTLQISMPLIKNILVWDILFLDMASYSLEGQENSLFVPFSNFIFSWGFGIRSVLPQMPLSFVIAYPFYFSNEGVNRYYNYSGGFKFFLAIDMRY from the coding sequence GTGCAGCTATTTAAAATCTTTATTTTTGTGGTTTTCATCTTGTTTGTATTTAATTTAGGATATTCTCAAGAGAATTATAAGGACAAGATGATAAAAAGTATTGACTTTAATGGGCTTAAGAATATAAAAGAAAATGACCTTAAATTTATTTTGAATGTTTATTTGGGACAAACTTATTCCGATGAACTTTTTGATAGGTTGCAAGTTGACCTTTATGCTCTTGATTATTTTGAGGGACTTATTCGACCTGAGTTTAGAATAGAAGATGATAAACTTGTAATTACATTTTTTGTGAAGGAAAAGTCTTTAGTAAAAACTGTTACTTTTATTGATGATAGTGGGATTTTTTGGAATAGTGAACTGCGTGACAAATCAGATGTTAAGGTAAAAGAGGCTTTAAATCTTTCAAGAATTAAAAAAAGTGTTGTTAAATTTGAAGAAATGTACAAAGATGCCGGGTATCTTGATGTTACTGTTGAATTTGATATTAAAGAGGAAAATAGCTTAGTAGATATTGTGTTTAAAATTAATGCTGGTCCTAAGTATGTTGTTAAAGAGGTTTCTTTTGAGGGAAATTTGAATTTTAAGAGCCGTATTCTTAGAAAATATTTAGTGTCAAAACCCTCATCTTTATTTGCTGATGGCAAGTATTTAAAGTCAAATGTTGATAAAGATAAAATGCGACTTGAGTCTTATTATAAAAATAATGGATATATTAATGCCAAGGTTGTAAATAATACTGTAGATATACGAATTCCTAGTGATTCTAAAAAAATGGAGAGAGAGGTTTACTTAAAATATTTTATTTCAGAGGGTAATATTTTTAAATTTGGTAAGTTTGAAATTACTGGTAATTTGGTTTTTAAATTAGAAGAATTGCAATCCCTAATTACTTTTAGGGAAGGAGATATTTTTGATGATTCAAGATTTGAGCAAGATTTTGCAAAAATTAGGGATAAGTATTATTCCGATGGTTATATCTTTACAGAGATTGTGCCTTCTCGAACGATAAGAGATGAATTTGTAGATTATTCTATTAATATTTTAGAAAAAGAGAAAGCTCATATTGAGTCTATTACTGTCTCAGGTAATAAGAAAACAGCTTCCCATGTAATACTTAGAGAAATTCCACTAATGGAGGGAGATGTTTTTAGTTTGGAAAAACTTCGGATGGGAATGCTTAATTTGCAAAGACTTGGTTATTTTGGAAATGTTATACCCGATGTTGTTCCAAGTAGTATTGAGGGTTTAATGAAAATAAATTTTGTTGTCGAAGAGCGGGAGACAGCAAGCTTGAGATTTGGTATGAATTTTGGTGGGGTTAGTAATTCTTGGCTTCCATTTTCAGTTTTTGGACAGTGGGAACAATCTAATTTTCTAGGTGAAGGGTATGCTCTTTCTGCAAGACTTAATCTTGCTTTCTCAGAGCAAAGCTTTAGGTTGATGTTTGAAGATAATTGGTTTATGCAGACTAGATGGACTCTTGGGGGATTTATTGATTTCTCACATTCTATAAATACAGCTTATCAGGATATTAATGGGCCTATATTTATAGGCAAAAAGGAAGTTCCAGATCCTTTTGTAAGTTGGGAAGCATATAATAATGATAAAAATTTTTCGGATTTTAATATTATGAATTATTCTTTAGCTAAATTTAGTATTAGTGGGTTTACTGGCTATACTTTTTCTAATTATCTTGGAAAGCAGTCATTTGTTGGAACTGTTCAAACTGCTTTGAAATATGTGTATTATGATAATAATGTTAATAGACCTTCAAATTACTATTTGAGGGATAATTATAATACTATTAGATTTGAAAATTCTTTTGGTATTAGTGTTGCGTGGGATACAAGAAATTCCCAGTCTTTATCTAATAATGGTTTTTTGCTTAAGCAACAATTTGATTTTTTTGGGGGGTTTTTACTTGGACAGAGTCATTTTTCAAAATCCACAACGACTTTTGAGAGATATTTTTCTCTTTTAGGGTATCAGGATGTTTTTACTCCATATTTTGATTTAATTTTAACTTTAAGAAGTGTTTATTCAAATGTTTTGCCGCCACTTGGAAATGGTTTTGAAATAGAAGTACAGCCACATCATCTTATAGTTATTAGTGAAAACTTTATGATTGCAAGAGGATGGGGCACTTTGAGCAATATTTATAGTTCGTTTGTAAATACTCTTCAGATATCAATGCCTTTGATTAAGAATATTTTGGTTTGGGATATTTTATTTTTAGATATGGCTTCATATTCTCTAGAAGGGCAAGAGAATTCTTTATTTGTTCCTTTTAGTAATTTTATTTTTAGTTGGGGCTTTGGAATTAGAAGTGTTCTGCCTCAAATGCCTTTGTCTTTTGTAATAGCTTATCCATTTTATTTCAGTAATGAAGGCGTTAATAGATATTATAATTATTCTGGAGGGTTTAAATTTTTCTTAGCCATTGATATGAGATACTGA
- a CDS encoding STAS domain-containing protein — protein MNDTSQSNVFYVCRDDSIFIKLINRFTALYSVNFKIFIKNIFINNNDKINKLYIDLSETKYLDSTFMGVLLYINNKSNEHKKTFKIINSSKEALKNLKSLGLEKILKIENKEEKLQRSEMKEYLCFNTHKNTIFKSMLKSHISLSSLNRDNKKEFCTLIRRLKKENKN, from the coding sequence ATGAATGATACTTCTCAAAGCAATGTCTTTTACGTGTGTAGAGACGATTCTATTTTCATAAAATTAATTAACAGATTTACTGCCTTATATTCTGTCAATTTTAAAATATTTATTAAAAATATATTTATAAATAACAACGATAAAATCAATAAATTATATATAGATTTATCAGAAACAAAATACTTAGATTCAACTTTTATGGGAGTGCTGCTATATATTAATAATAAGAGCAATGAACACAAAAAAACCTTCAAAATCATAAATTCCAGCAAAGAAGCACTTAAAAACTTAAAATCCCTTGGTCTTGAAAAGATATTAAAAATAGAAAATAAAGAGGAAAAATTACAAAGAAGTGAAATGAAAGAATATCTTTGCTTCAATACACATAAAAATACAATATTTAAATCAATGTTAAAATCACATATTTCACTCTCAAGCCTCAATAGAGATAACAAAAAAGAATTTTGCACTCTAATTAGAAGACTTAAGAAAGAAAACAAAAATTAA